Genomic window (Amaranthus tricolor cultivar Red isolate AtriRed21 chromosome 7, ASM2621246v1, whole genome shotgun sequence):
ATTACTTTTGGCTCGGATACTATGTTACGCtatgacaattcgtcacataatcaccACGTGGGCTTACTCGTATGGACTCTTTGGGTTCGTTTAGACCTACAAATCTGCGTGTAATAGTGTTGACTTCCATACACACTTGATGAGTTTCACATGATTTTGAAAAAGATTGAATTTCATCAAGTGTATATGCAAGTCAAACGCTGATTACCGTGTAGAATTGATGAGGTTCACATGGTTTGTGAGACCTAGCCCATTGGTGCTCTATAAGCGTGTCCAGTGAAGTGGGCCTATCGGGTGATTATGTGACAAATTCTCAAGATAAAACACACAACACCAAAAAGTGACGATATGCTTGTCCAGAAGAGTTTGAAATAAAAACACATAGGTGCCTGACCGTGTAGAGCATGCAAGTGTAGGAAACTATCGACAATTTGATGGAAACTGAATGAAGCTCACAACGATAGGAACTTTGAAGAAAAAAGGGTGACTATGAGAACACTCCTAGAAGTGTTCCATGTCTAAATTACTATCTTTCCAGAAGATTAATTCATGTCCCTTATCATTTATGAGCCGtggtttttttttactttatctcaattttttttaatcagaatcattcttttaattttgcttcaatattaaatttgacaatgggaatatttttaaattgtaatttcaGTCTCAAATTCATTTTCTCGTTTTatctcatctatatattttttacttattttttctttttcctccaCTATTTTTTAcctataattaaattattgccTCTAGTATATAATAGTTGTTGTTATATTTGcataatttattattcatttcaaaatattgtattggatGTTAATCTTTATGTAAGAGTCATAATTAAGTAGGATTCACTTTGATTCATCTTAGTGTATAGTTCTACAATAAtaacttttattctttttaattattacatctaatctaaatttattaaaaaccaatatagatatatatatatcatagcATAAGaaaaaattctataaaaaaCTGTAAAAAACAAGAGGAAGTACTAAAAAGGGTGTAGCAATTTCATTGGTATGACGGGAGTGTTAAAACAATCCTATTTCAAAAGTTGCATTTAAAATACTTTTATTCTGGTAAGGAATACTATGCTTCTACTTTTTTTTGACTACTCGATTTTTATGGAGCATTTTAATCAAGTTTATAAGACCACATCTTGCGTTCATGctaaacttttcattttatgctgttaaaaacataaaactattttattaaattacatGTCTCGTTTGATTaatctaataatatatatttagataaAATACCAAAGAACAAACTACAGCATATCTACCTATAAGTTTACAGCATGTAACAACAATATTATGAGTAGCAAAATTTAGACTTCTCTGAAAGGATTACTTGATAATAAGAAAAAGCTTAGGCAAAACAAAAGATGGGAATAGATTACTCTGATCTAGTACTTTTGTGCAGATCATTTACCAAGTCCTTGATAGTTTTTCCCTGTCGATCTTTCAAATTGCGTATTCTTTTTGACGTTTTCTTTCTTAAGTAGGAGAAAATATCACTCCTATTATATCTGACAGCAAAATGAAGAATGCTTCCTCCAGTTTTTATGTCAATAACATCCATGGCCAAGGGGCACAATGATAGAAACTGTTTAATAATCTCAAGATGATCTGCACAAACTGCTTTGTGTATGGGGAAGGAGCCATCTATATCAGGTTTCAATGCTGAATCTGGGAAGTTGTTCAGAAAGTAGCTGACCTCGTCTGAATATCCTTTAAATGCAGCATAGGATAGTGGCCTCCATCCTTTTTTATTTATCGAGTCAATACAATGCGGTATTTCCTTCATTATAGTCCTCAGCATGTCTAAACATTAGAAGTACATTCAAAGTACAAGTTTAGAACTGAAAAtgaatttaaaggaaaaaacaCAACTATAATGGCGTGGAATTTTATTCTTATAGTTTAAGATTATTACCATTAGTTGAAGAAGAATGGCTCCCAGCTCTTATGGCTGCATATACAATTGAGGTCTTCTTAGCCTCAATAATTTGCTTTCTTGTGGACGAGTCAATATCAGTTCCGGGCAAGTGGTGGAAGATTTGCAATACTAAATCCAGATACCCCGACTTAATGGCCAAATACAGGGGTGAACCTCCTTTTCTGTCCCAATATGCTGTCGCAGGTGCCACCTGGATTAAGTGCATCGCGGCAGCTTTATGTGCATTCTTGATTGCAAGGTGCAAGGGAGTACAATCCTGCAAGTCTTTTTCAAAAGCCAAACTAGTGAGCTCACTACTATTACATGGGACAAGCAAACTTAGTAACTTTTCACTGCCTAATCGTGCAGCAATATGGAGTAAATTCCCTCCACTTTCATCAAGTTCCTTTTGTATCTGCGTTGGCTTTATGAATTCATCACATGCCTTCAAAAAATCCTCCCTTAATCCTTTGGGGATTTGCTTAATCCATTTCATTTTCACCTCAGGCTCCACTAAAATGTTTTCCATTGCCAGTTTCATTTCAATATCTGAAAAACCACCTTGCAGTTTGTAGCCAGCCACATAAGCAAGGTGCAGTGGGCGGACTCTATTATTAGTTTCTACAAATGCCGACCTCCTGTCCCCCTCGTCTAACCAATCACTATCAATGCCAGCATCATTAGAACTTGAATTTAATACTTTGTTAATACACATCAATATCTTGATACCAACACAAATCAAAAGACTTTTTGTGATGGTCATGGCAAAGCATTCTTCTTCAATACAGTATCCCATTAAACTTTAGACCTTCAAATACAGGTGTCTCAGCTGTCAGTTCTGCTAGATTTCTATTGTTTTGTAATGTATGTGGTTTGTTACTTGGCAGGAAAATCAAACACCATACTACTTGGTACTTATTAATGCCAACCATGTCCTATTCCCTGTCAAagtaaaatcatttaaaaaacaTTAGATTCTAAGAAAAAATCCCTAATCTTTAATCAGTTATCTCCATCAATGTTCTGTTCCTAGTCAAGACTCCAGATTGATTTTTCCTTCAATCTTCCTTCTTTAATTTCAATAATACCATAATTGTCCTTTCTTTAGTGGAAGACTACTTTTGCTTTCAGTTatgtctttttttattaatttctacAACATTGAACACTAACACTTTGCCCGTCAATTAaagatttacattttttttggttttggattctagaagactaaaataaaataatttattaaagtataataataattcattaaatgaaaaatttatattaataatccaattttttgtTCTCCCCTGTGAATAATTTCagatttagattatttttaaataattcaacattttttcttaattcaccgtgaataatccaacttttgttttaattttttgacaACATACCCTATTATATCTATTATTGGTAATAAGGTATGTTGTAGGTAAATGTATaacaaatgttaaattattagaTTATAATTCAAATATAAGATTAATCACAATGGATAGgtgaaaggttgaattatttatgtttatttttgaaGGTCAAATCAGATGAAGGGATTGTTGTGAAGTATTTGAATTTAGATAGgttaaaagtacgaccaagtacaagtatttggaatcgatcattcaaagggatggggaaaTTGGCGAAGATGTTaatcatcgtatacatgcgggttggctcaagtggcaagcagccaccgcagtgctatgtgataggaaattcccaagcatgttaaaaggaaaattctaccgggcggcaATCAGACCAGCTCTGCTATATAGGActgaatgttggcctgtaaagaagattttggAACATAAGATTGAAGTTAAAAAAATGCATATGCTGAGATGGATGTGTGGggacacattgatggatcgaattaggaaccaagagtttagggacaaactaagggtagcccctatttctggaaaaatgcgcgaaaatagattgaggtgatctggacatgtgcagagaaaggcTTTCGACGctcctgtgaggagggtagaaagcattatagtagagatAAGAGGAGTCGTGGAAGACCCAAGAGAACTtaggatgagcaaataaaagttgacttgcatgagttaaaacCTCTCTAAaggcctgactagggatagggatagttggagacgccatatccatgttttagactactgatgtcctcttagatttccttttagtgtttttgcccttttgcttctctcgtttctttattattagtttctttgttttctttttcgtagttggttctacttatttattttatttatagacatttaatttattttcccaTGTGATTacatctctttatctttctcgagtcatGGAACTCTTTTGGCCGCACTCTTcgttatgggtatgagttgtcgtcgtTCTTCCCTCTCCAGatcctgtccatagtttttttatgagcaggatacactgggtaggatgatgatgatgataagaagTTAGAATTAGAAAAAcctattttgttaaattttaggttatttaatttgaaatttgaattatagGTCCAAGACCTGATTCTTGATTTTTACAGTAATATAAGTAgtgtttgttttttatttttttttcttttgttttattttttatttttttggaagtaATATAAGTAGTTGATGACTATAATTGCTTAGGTTTAAGTTAggagtattatattttaaatttttaataatttagaaTAGTTCAATTAGATATTTGTAGGTTGGaaaaattgttgtgaataattcattctattttcaattatttgtcaATAATCCTATCGTTTGTAAAtcttttaataatccaacctttgctttcagtttgttgccaatTGACCTTTAAAGAAATGAGCTACTATATCAGGTTACCTCTTATCTTCTTCcttccttataataatccaatctattttcaattacctatcaataatcccacctttaaaattttgttcaaaaatccaacttttactttttgtttgttGCCAATAAACCCTTTAAGAaactaaatgaaaatcattgcataaatagtATTTGTCTTTACATACATATACTTCAAATAGGGTTGTTCAAAAATCCGACTCGCTGACCCACACTCAACCCGTTATACATTATGTTTGTCAAGTTGAAGTTTAcaagttaaaatattataaaaaattaataataatcgtAAGTTTTTCACTTCCCTTCAAAGTAAAATACTCCTTTTAATCAGTGCCAAAGaaaaattgagtattttaaaaattatggattttttgataataattgaagagaaaatgtgttaaagaaattcaaagaaatttaacatgtatggatgagatatgttggattattataaactagtggtaaagagaaattgagtatttagcTTATTGAAGGGTTCATTGGCAACAAAATCTaaacaaaggttgaattattaaaaaaaattgaaaaggtgggattattgacaggtaatggaaaataggttggattattataaaaaaaggaGAAGATGAGAGTTAACCTGATATAACAGGTCAATTTCTAAAGGGTTCATTGGcaacaaattgaaaacaaaagttgaattattacaaaattttcaaaaggtgGATATTGACAGGTAATtgaaaataggttggattattcgcAACAAATTTTCCTTATTGGTTTTAGgttagaaattatttttttttttttctattgtgTGTTGATTTGCTATATATGCCCTTTTCTCAAGAATTTGTGAACAACTTACAATTACAAGATTTGCTATTAGTTCTTGTTACTAGAGCAAATTGTAATTGTTTGAGCgtacaattttattatttttttagagtTGCAAACCGAGGGTCTAAATTAagaaactttatttttaaagttaacaAGACCAAAATCATATCTTTTActtgtttttaagttttggtTAGTACATGTAAGTTCAAATTAAGTTGGTATATTTTTGTTTGCAGAAGAGCATGAGTTTGAGCTTGGTGGCGTGTTGTGCTATTAAATGTTGAGCAAGATAAAATATAACTTCTTTAAGTTTCTTTTATGGATAAGAATAACATTAATTCTTTAGGGGTTACCCAATTCGCTACCCTCTTAAATTCGCATATTCATcaccattcattttttttttttttttttttgcga
Coding sequences:
- the LOC130817835 gene encoding protein ACCELERATED CELL DEATH 6-like, with translation MGYCIEEECFAMTITKSLLICVGIKILMCINKVLNSSSNDAGIDSDWLDEGDRRSAFVETNNRVRPLHLAYVAGYKLQGGFSDIEMKLAMENILVEPEVKMKWIKQIPKGLREDFLKACDEFIKPTQIQKELDESGGNLLHIAARLGSEKLLSLLVPCNSSELTSLAFEKDLQDCTPLHLAIKNAHKAAAMHLIQVAPATAYWDRKGGSPLYLAIKSGYLDLVLQIFHHLPGTDIDSSTRKQIIEAKKTSIVYAAIRAGSHSSSTNDMLRTIMKEIPHCIDSINKKGWRPLSYAAFKGYSDEVSYFLNNFPDSALKPDIDGSFPIHKAVCADHLEIIKQFLSLCPLAMDVIDIKTGGSILHFAVRYNRSDIFSYLRKKTSKRIRNLKDRQGKTIKDLVNDLHKSTRSE